One Nocardioides oleivorans DNA segment encodes these proteins:
- a CDS encoding 1-deoxy-D-xylulose-5-phosphate reductoisomerase: MSVRDIVILGSTGSIGTQALDLVRANPDRFRVVGLTAGGSSPELFEAQVAEFAPAFSGLGEEASTEAAGRECDVVLNGITGAVGLRPTLAALDAGNTLALANKESLIMGGSLVTGRAKPGQVVPVDSEHSALAQCLRAGTHAEVRRLVLTASGGPFRGRTRDDLADVTVEEALRHPTWSMGPVITINSATLVNKGLEVIEAHLLFDIPFDRIEVVVHPTSDVHSMVEFTDGSTVLQASPPTMMIPIALGLSWPDRVPDSAPAYDWSKARSWDFFPLDDEAFPAVSLARTAGEQGGTAPAVYNAANEECVEAFRTGRLRFVDIIPTVAAVLAAHDVRSSEHLTVDDVLAADAWAREETSARIRPA, translated from the coding sequence GTGAGCGTCCGCGACATCGTCATCCTCGGCTCGACCGGGTCGATCGGCACCCAGGCCCTCGACCTGGTGCGAGCCAACCCCGACCGGTTCCGGGTCGTGGGGTTGACCGCCGGCGGGTCCAGCCCCGAGCTGTTCGAGGCGCAGGTCGCCGAGTTCGCGCCGGCCTTCTCCGGACTGGGCGAGGAGGCCTCCACCGAGGCCGCCGGCCGCGAGTGCGACGTCGTGCTCAACGGCATCACCGGAGCCGTCGGCCTGCGCCCGACGCTGGCCGCGCTCGACGCCGGCAACACGCTGGCCCTGGCCAACAAGGAGTCGCTGATCATGGGCGGCTCGCTGGTCACCGGACGGGCCAAGCCGGGCCAGGTCGTGCCCGTGGACTCCGAGCACTCCGCGCTGGCGCAGTGCCTGCGCGCCGGGACGCATGCAGAGGTACGCCGCCTCGTGCTGACCGCGTCCGGCGGACCGTTCCGGGGGCGCACCCGCGACGACCTCGCCGACGTCACCGTCGAGGAGGCGCTCCGGCACCCGACGTGGTCGATGGGGCCGGTGATCACCATCAACTCCGCGACCCTGGTCAACAAGGGCCTCGAGGTGATCGAGGCGCACCTGCTCTTCGACATCCCCTTCGACCGGATCGAGGTCGTGGTCCACCCGACCAGCGACGTGCACTCGATGGTGGAGTTCACCGACGGCTCGACGGTCCTCCAGGCGAGCCCTCCGACGATGATGATCCCGATCGCGCTCGGCCTGTCGTGGCCCGACCGCGTGCCCGACTCGGCGCCGGCCTACGACTGGTCGAAGGCCCGCTCGTGGGACTTCTTCCCGCTCGACGACGAGGCGTTCCCGGCCGTCTCGCTGGCCCGCACGGCGGGGGAGCAGGGCGGCACCGCGCCTGCCGTCTACAACGCCGCCAACGAGGAGTGCGTCGAGGCGTTCCGGACCGGACGCCTCCGGTTCGTCGACATCATCCCCACGGTTGCCGCCGTCCTTGCCGCCCACGACGTACGCTCGTCGGAGCACCTGACCGTGGACGACGTCCTCGCGGCCGACGCGTGGGCCCGCGAGGAGACATCCGCGCGCATCCGACCCGCCTGA
- a CDS encoding M50 family metallopeptidase — MTPILYTLGVVTFVVAILVSIGLHEFGHLVPAKKFGCKVPQWFIGFGPTVWSKQIGETEYGVKAIPLGGYVKIVGMLPPGAEDLVEETTYDEDGEPVHRIRRSNTGMFTQLISDARAAEWEYVKQHDTDRLFYRLTWWKKVIVMAGGPTVNLAIAFALFVLLFATYGNPRDEVVEPTVAAVPSCVIPAEETGRACTADDPVTPAKEAGIEPGDEILSFNGTPFRDWDSFQDLIRDNADGDALIEVRRGDQTLTLETNTTVTLRQTSVEDQTLTEVGFLGVQPETRFETGGPIYTIDQMGTMTVETVQALAQLPVKVYEVGRAIVGLQERDPESPVSIVGGGRFAGEAAASDAFPLTEKLVTLLFLIASFNFFIGMFNFVPLLPLDGGHIAGALYEGLKRGVARLRGRPDPGHVDVAKLLPIAYVVGLAMLVMGVVLIVADIVVPLRIS, encoded by the coding sequence GTGACCCCGATCCTCTACACCCTGGGTGTCGTCACCTTCGTGGTGGCGATCCTCGTGTCCATCGGGCTGCACGAGTTCGGACACCTCGTCCCGGCCAAGAAGTTCGGGTGCAAGGTGCCGCAGTGGTTCATCGGCTTCGGGCCGACGGTCTGGAGCAAGCAGATCGGCGAGACCGAGTACGGCGTCAAGGCGATCCCGCTCGGCGGCTACGTCAAGATCGTCGGGATGCTGCCCCCGGGCGCGGAGGACCTCGTCGAGGAGACGACCTACGACGAGGACGGCGAGCCGGTCCACAGGATCCGCCGCTCCAACACCGGGATGTTCACCCAGCTGATCTCCGACGCGCGCGCCGCCGAGTGGGAGTACGTCAAGCAGCACGACACCGACCGGCTCTTCTACCGCCTGACCTGGTGGAAGAAGGTGATCGTGATGGCGGGCGGCCCGACGGTCAACCTCGCCATCGCCTTCGCGCTGTTCGTGCTGCTCTTCGCGACCTACGGCAACCCGCGCGACGAGGTCGTCGAGCCGACCGTCGCCGCCGTCCCGTCGTGCGTCATCCCGGCCGAGGAGACCGGTCGCGCCTGCACCGCCGACGACCCGGTGACGCCGGCGAAGGAGGCCGGGATCGAGCCCGGCGACGAGATCCTGAGCTTCAACGGGACCCCCTTCCGCGACTGGGACAGCTTCCAGGACCTGATCCGCGACAACGCCGACGGCGACGCCTTGATCGAGGTCCGGCGCGGCGACCAGACGCTGACGCTCGAGACCAACACCACGGTCACGCTCCGCCAGACGTCGGTGGAGGACCAGACCCTCACCGAGGTCGGCTTCCTCGGCGTGCAGCCCGAGACCCGGTTCGAGACCGGCGGCCCGATCTACACCATCGACCAGATGGGCACGATGACCGTCGAGACGGTCCAGGCCCTCGCACAGCTGCCGGTCAAGGTCTACGAGGTCGGCCGCGCGATCGTCGGGCTCCAGGAGCGCGACCCCGAGAGCCCCGTCTCGATCGTCGGCGGCGGCCGCTTCGCCGGCGAGGCCGCGGCCAGCGACGCCTTCCCGCTCACCGAGAAGCTCGTCACGCTGCTGTTCCTCATCGCGAGCTTCAACTTCTTCATCGGCATGTTCAACTTCGTGCCGCTCCTGCCGCTCGACGGCGGCCACATCGCCGGTGCGCTCTACGAGGGCCTCAAGCGCGGCGTCGCCCGCCTGCGCGGCCGTCCGGACCCCGGCCACGTCGACGTCGCGAAGCTGTTGCCGATCGCCTACGTCGTGGGGCTCGCGATGCTGGTGATGGGCGTGGTCCTGATCGTGGCCGACATCGTCGTACCCCTGCGCATCAGCTGA
- the ispG gene encoding flavodoxin-dependent (E)-4-hydroxy-3-methylbut-2-enyl-diphosphate synthase, protein MTSVGLGMPALPPPVLAPRRKTRQIKVGSVGVGSESPISVQSMTTTLTSDINSTLQQIAELTASGCDIVRVACPSQDDADALPAIATKSQIPVIADIHFQPKYVFAAIDAGCAAVRVNPGNIRKFDDQVKEIAKAAKDRGTSIRIGVNAGSLDKRILDKYGKATPEALVESAVWEASLFEEHDFHDFKISVKHNDPVVMVRAYELLAEAGDWPLHLGVTEAGPAFQGTIKSSVAFGHLLSQGIGDTIRVSLSAPPVEEVKVGIQILESLNLKPRRLEIVSCPSCGRAQVDVYTLAEQVTAGLEGMEVPLRVAVMGCVVNGPGEAREADLGVASGNGKGQIFVKGEVIKTVPESQIVETLIEEAMRIAEGMEPVEGAGASVSVS, encoded by the coding sequence ATGACTTCCGTCGGTCTGGGCATGCCCGCACTCCCGCCCCCCGTCCTGGCCCCGCGCCGCAAGACCCGTCAGATCAAGGTGGGCTCCGTCGGGGTCGGCAGCGAGTCGCCGATCTCGGTCCAGTCGATGACCACCACGCTGACCTCCGACATCAACTCCACGCTCCAGCAGATCGCCGAGCTGACCGCGTCGGGCTGCGACATCGTGCGCGTCGCGTGCCCCAGCCAGGACGACGCCGACGCGCTCCCGGCGATCGCGACCAAGTCGCAGATCCCGGTGATCGCCGACATTCACTTCCAGCCGAAGTACGTCTTCGCGGCGATCGACGCCGGCTGCGCGGCGGTCCGGGTCAACCCCGGCAACATCCGCAAGTTCGACGACCAGGTCAAGGAGATCGCGAAGGCCGCCAAGGACCGCGGGACCTCGATCCGCATCGGCGTCAACGCCGGCTCGCTCGACAAGCGGATCCTCGACAAGTACGGCAAGGCCACACCCGAGGCGCTCGTCGAGTCCGCGGTCTGGGAGGCCAGCCTCTTCGAGGAGCACGACTTCCACGACTTCAAGATCTCGGTCAAGCACAACGACCCGGTCGTCATGGTGCGCGCCTACGAGCTGCTCGCCGAGGCCGGCGACTGGCCGCTCCACCTCGGCGTGACCGAGGCGGGCCCGGCGTTCCAGGGCACGATCAAGTCGTCGGTCGCCTTCGGCCACCTGCTGAGCCAGGGCATCGGCGACACCATCCGCGTCTCGCTCTCGGCCCCGCCCGTCGAGGAGGTCAAGGTCGGCATCCAGATCCTGGAGTCGCTCAACCTCAAGCCGCGCCGGCTCGAGATCGTCTCCTGCCCCTCCTGCGGCCGCGCGCAGGTCGACGTCTACACCCTCGCCGAGCAGGTCACCGCCGGGCTCGAGGGCATGGAGGTCCCGCTCCGCGTCGCGGTCATGGGCTGCGTCGTCAACGGTCCCGGCGAGGCCCGCGAGGCTGACCTCGGTGTCGCGTCCGGCAACGGCAAGGGCCAGATCTTCGTCAAGGGCGAGGTGATCAAGACCGTCCCCGAGTCGCAGATCGTGGAGACCCTCAT